The proteins below come from a single Kitasatospora sp. NBC_00315 genomic window:
- a CDS encoding ATP-binding cassette domain-containing protein has translation MSPRSVIPGRQRWDVELVLGRPRTAEILAAALRRVPGITEARANPVTGGVLVRHDARLRPADVGRIVRRAVTRVAQDLTGAGRQGPARPVPASAPQTGRGVVVRPVLAVGGGVAAGIALVKGSALGRQLVAVGGVAAATAVVLRKTWHRTADASRDPAGPGTERHALLEIVGPHRRRLYKAAALSVACQVAEVLLGTFLGWTGLVLIKGEAAPLVSLGLTTASAQLWGLAGLVAVSCAAVAGLSYVSNLRWRRLGQDIEHDWRSRTYRHVQRLELGHLEGERTSRVAGTLTNDVGQLGAFFAGPANDVLQLGTSLALLVPAFLLLAPQIAWIAFLPIPVIAWLSLHHQDKVAADYAAVGERRARLGSQVINSLEAGATVKSFCTEDYEAARIDGLSEEVQESSRQTDLSTIRHAETVRACTTASMAGTLLIGGRAVLNGTLRFEVFSPLIGLPQMLLMRMSRLGGIADQYRRTLASYDRVQRLRALPVEADSGDGTLEPAEVRGEILLDGVTFAYPGRPAALEDLSLTIPAGQVTALVGATGSGKTTIAKLLMRFQDAEFGRVLLDGQDVRDLRRHELRNAIGFVAQDPFLFDGSIADNIRYGSFGASDEAVVQAAAMAEAHPFIAMLPDGYDTLIGERGAALSGGQRQRIALARAILKDSPVVILDEATSAVDNETEAAIQRTLRSFAAHRTMVVIAHRLSTVRHADRIYVMDKGGTVAEQGTHDELVAQHGLYASLWQLQAGELAA, from the coding sequence GTGAGCCCCCGCTCGGTCATCCCGGGCCGCCAGCGCTGGGACGTCGAGCTGGTGCTCGGACGGCCCCGGACGGCCGAGATCCTCGCCGCCGCGCTGCGCCGCGTTCCGGGGATCACCGAGGCCCGGGCCAACCCGGTCACCGGCGGGGTGTTGGTCCGGCACGACGCGCGGCTGCGCCCTGCGGACGTCGGCCGGATCGTCCGCAGGGCCGTCACCCGGGTCGCGCAGGATCTGACCGGGGCTGGACGCCAGGGCCCGGCCCGGCCCGTCCCCGCGTCGGCCCCGCAGACGGGCCGCGGCGTGGTCGTGCGCCCCGTGCTGGCCGTCGGAGGCGGAGTCGCGGCCGGGATCGCGCTGGTCAAGGGGTCGGCACTGGGCCGGCAGTTGGTGGCGGTGGGCGGCGTCGCCGCGGCGACCGCCGTCGTCCTGCGGAAGACCTGGCACAGAACGGCCGACGCGTCCCGGGACCCGGCCGGGCCCGGTACCGAACGCCACGCGCTGCTGGAGATCGTCGGACCGCACCGCCGCCGCCTCTACAAGGCCGCCGCCCTGTCTGTCGCCTGCCAGGTCGCGGAAGTCCTACTCGGCACCTTCCTGGGCTGGACCGGCCTGGTCCTCATCAAGGGTGAGGCGGCTCCGCTGGTCAGCCTCGGCCTGACCACGGCCTCCGCGCAACTCTGGGGACTGGCCGGGCTGGTGGCCGTCTCCTGTGCCGCGGTGGCGGGCCTCTCGTACGTCTCGAACCTCCGGTGGCGCCGACTCGGCCAGGACATCGAGCACGACTGGCGGAGCCGCACGTACCGACACGTCCAGCGCCTCGAACTGGGGCACCTGGAGGGCGAGCGGACCAGCCGGGTGGCCGGCACTCTCACCAACGACGTCGGTCAGCTGGGCGCCTTCTTCGCCGGCCCGGCCAACGACGTGCTGCAACTCGGCACCAGCCTGGCCCTTCTGGTGCCGGCGTTCCTCCTGCTGGCACCGCAGATCGCCTGGATCGCGTTCCTGCCGATCCCGGTCATCGCCTGGCTGTCGCTGCACCACCAGGACAAGGTCGCGGCCGACTACGCCGCCGTTGGCGAGCGCCGGGCCAGGCTGGGCAGCCAGGTGATCAACTCGCTCGAAGCCGGTGCGACCGTCAAGAGCTTCTGCACCGAGGACTACGAGGCCGCACGCATCGACGGGCTGAGCGAGGAGGTCCAGGAGAGCAGTCGGCAGACCGACCTGAGCACGATCCGCCACGCCGAGACCGTCCGGGCCTGCACCACCGCGTCGATGGCCGGCACCCTGCTGATCGGCGGCCGCGCGGTGCTCAACGGCACCCTGCGCTTCGAGGTGTTCAGCCCGCTGATCGGGCTGCCCCAGATGCTGCTGATGCGGATGAGCCGGCTCGGCGGCATCGCCGACCAGTACCGGCGCACCCTCGCCTCCTACGACCGGGTGCAGCGGCTGCGCGCCCTGCCCGTTGAGGCCGACAGCGGTGACGGGACGCTCGAGCCCGCCGAGGTGCGGGGCGAGATCCTCCTCGACGGCGTCACCTTCGCCTACCCCGGCCGGCCGGCGGCGCTGGAGGACCTCTCATTGACCATCCCGGCCGGGCAGGTGACCGCCCTGGTGGGCGCCACCGGCTCCGGCAAGACGACGATCGCCAAGCTGCTGATGCGCTTCCAGGACGCGGAGTTCGGCCGGGTGCTGCTCGACGGACAGGACGTCAGGGACCTGCGGCGGCACGAGCTGCGCAACGCCATCGGCTTCGTCGCCCAGGACCCGTTCCTCTTCGACGGCAGCATCGCCGACAACATCCGCTACGGCAGCTTCGGGGCCTCGGACGAGGCCGTGGTCCAGGCCGCCGCCATGGCCGAGGCGCACCCCTTCATCGCGATGCTGCCGGACGGCTACGACACCCTGATCGGCGAGCGCGGCGCCGCGCTCTCCGGCGGCCAGCGGCAGCGGATCGCCCTGGCGCGCGCGATCCTCAAGGACTCGCCGGTCGTCATCCTCGACGAGGCCACCTCCGCCGTGGACAACGAGACCGAGGCCGCCATCCAGCGCACACTGCGCAGCTTCGCGGCCCACCGGACGATGGTCGTCATCGCCCACCGCCTCTCCACGGTCCGCCACGCCGACCGGATCTACGTCATGGACAAGGGCGGCACCGTCGCCGAACAGGGCACCCACGACGAACTCGTCGCCCAGCACGGACTCTACGCATCCCTCTGGCAGCTCCAGGCCGGCGAACTCGCCGCCTGA
- a CDS encoding DUF5132 domain-containing protein, which translates to MPPLVPPFLIGLIVAPLAKRLLKPLVRGVVKTSVGIAMEVKKAAHEAGESIHDLAAEVAADVVASQIAAGETEDHSGDGRHTAGNAAKPGAAGHPDGDARTPKIRAAAGAPAGKSN; encoded by the coding sequence ATGCCGCCCCTGGTTCCCCCCTTCCTGATCGGTCTCATCGTCGCCCCGCTGGCCAAGCGACTTCTCAAGCCACTGGTGCGCGGAGTCGTCAAGACATCCGTCGGCATCGCGATGGAGGTGAAGAAGGCGGCCCACGAGGCCGGGGAGAGCATCCACGACCTCGCGGCAGAAGTGGCTGCCGACGTGGTGGCCTCCCAGATCGCCGCCGGTGAGACCGAGGACCACTCCGGCGACGGCCGGCACACCGCCGGGAACGCCGCCAAGCCGGGGGCTGCCGGCCACCCCGACGGGGACGCGAGGACCCCGAAGATCCGGGCCGCCGCCGGCGCCCCCGCCGGAAAGTCGAACTGA
- a CDS encoding 3-oxoacyl-ACP synthase III family protein: MTVAVDQTLFHQTGAGLSVPFSIAGTGMHLPPAVVTNQELTRTLDTSDEWITSRTGIRERRRLAPHLATSDMCVAAAHPALEAAGIEPARLDAVIVATYTGDQPLVSTALIVKDALGAHRALSLDVTQAACASGIQAVLIAAHLLQNPSITTVLVLAADCASRITDPADRTTAVFFGDAAAAVVLTRTDTPGSGLLSYDLGSQLSYGVQIPAGGSRLPASAATVAAGDHYLSMDGRAVWNAATTRLPESITGAARRADVPIDEIRYFFLHQANLNILTATLAALGVPRERVPVTVDRLGNTGSAGLFTALHSAVSAGSLLPGDTYVLSGIGAGFQWGTLCLRHA, encoded by the coding sequence ATGACCGTGGCCGTGGACCAGACCCTGTTCCATCAGACCGGTGCCGGCCTGTCCGTGCCGTTCTCCATCGCGGGGACGGGGATGCACCTGCCACCGGCGGTCGTCACCAACCAGGAGCTCACCCGCACGCTGGACACCAGCGACGAATGGATCACCAGTCGCACCGGCATCCGCGAACGCCGCCGCCTGGCCCCGCACCTGGCGACCTCCGACATGTGCGTCGCCGCCGCCCACCCGGCCCTGGAGGCCGCCGGCATCGAGCCCGCCCGGCTGGACGCGGTCATCGTCGCCACCTACACCGGGGACCAGCCGCTCGTGTCGACCGCGCTGATCGTCAAGGACGCCCTGGGCGCCCACCGAGCCCTGTCCCTGGACGTCACCCAGGCCGCCTGCGCCTCCGGCATCCAGGCCGTGCTGATCGCCGCCCACCTCCTGCAGAACCCCTCCATCACCACCGTCCTGGTCCTCGCGGCCGACTGCGCCTCCAGGATCACCGACCCCGCCGACCGCACCACCGCCGTCTTCTTCGGGGACGCCGCGGCAGCCGTCGTCCTCACCCGCACCGACACCCCCGGATCGGGCCTGCTCTCCTACGACCTCGGCTCCCAACTCTCCTACGGCGTGCAGATTCCCGCCGGCGGCTCACGGCTGCCCGCCAGCGCAGCCACCGTCGCCGCCGGAGACCACTACCTGTCCATGGACGGTCGCGCCGTCTGGAACGCGGCCACCACCCGCCTGCCCGAGAGCATCACCGGCGCCGCCCGGCGCGCCGACGTACCGATCGACGAGATCCGGTACTTCTTCCTGCACCAGGCCAACCTGAACATCCTGACCGCAACCCTGGCGGCCTTGGGCGTTCCCCGTGAGCGCGTGCCCGTCACCGTCGACCGTCTGGGCAACACCGGATCGGCCGGCCTGTTCACCGCGCTCCACTCCGCCGTCTCCGCAGGCTCCCTGCTCCCGGGAGACACCTACGTGCTGTCCGGGATCGGCGCGGGCTTCCAGTGGGGAACCCTCTGCCTCCGGCACGCCTGA
- a CDS encoding glutamine synthetase: protein MTTTRSRAERAAQARSAEVQLAADGIDGVVFGWVDNAGITRVKSVPLNQLEHAAEHGVGAVPCFDLSLVDDSFTTTPSSTGPVGDLRLVPDLDRLTPLAAQPGWAWAPADRHTQDGTPHPGCQRGFARRAAEALERRGLSVQAGIEIEWVVADAAGNPATVEPGYGMARFIEHSDYLRAVLRALTEQGLAVLQIHPEYAAGQFEVSVAAEGPVEAADTAMLVRHTIRAVSARHGLRVSYAPVFTKGAIGNGGHLHLSLWRQDRNLGHGGPGRHGLHPEAEQFLAGALAELPALLALGAPSVASYLRLVPSHFAGAFRCWGLENREAALRLIAGSTAGQANAEFKCFDAAANPYLAIGGVLAAGLAGLDAGLPLPPETRSDPAALGSAERLPASLSEATDAYEKSALLRQALGPELYENVLAVRRAEAELFATHTDEDVIGAVRWRY from the coding sequence ATGACCACCACGCGCTCCCGGGCCGAACGGGCCGCCCAGGCCCGGTCGGCCGAAGTCCAGCTCGCTGCCGACGGAATCGACGGGGTGGTGTTCGGCTGGGTCGACAACGCCGGGATCACCCGGGTGAAGTCCGTCCCGCTCAACCAGCTCGAACACGCCGCCGAACACGGCGTCGGCGCCGTACCCTGTTTCGACCTCTCCCTGGTGGACGACTCCTTCACCACCACGCCTTCGAGCACCGGCCCGGTGGGCGACCTGCGGCTCGTCCCCGACCTCGACCGGCTCACCCCGCTCGCCGCCCAGCCCGGCTGGGCCTGGGCCCCGGCCGACCGCCACACCCAGGACGGCACCCCGCACCCCGGCTGCCAGCGCGGCTTCGCCCGCCGGGCCGCCGAGGCCCTGGAGCGACGCGGACTCTCGGTGCAGGCCGGGATCGAGATCGAGTGGGTGGTGGCCGACGCCGCCGGAAATCCCGCGACGGTCGAACCCGGGTACGGGATGGCCCGCTTCATCGAGCACTCCGACTACCTGCGGGCGGTGCTGCGCGCCCTCACCGAACAGGGGCTGGCCGTGCTGCAGATCCACCCCGAGTACGCCGCCGGGCAGTTCGAGGTCTCGGTCGCCGCCGAGGGGCCGGTGGAGGCGGCCGACACCGCGATGCTGGTGCGCCACACCATCCGGGCCGTCTCCGCCCGGCACGGCCTGCGGGTCTCGTACGCGCCCGTCTTCACCAAGGGCGCTATCGGCAACGGCGGCCACCTGCACCTCAGCCTCTGGCGACAGGACCGGAACCTCGGGCACGGCGGCCCCGGCCGCCACGGGCTGCACCCCGAAGCCGAGCAGTTCCTCGCGGGCGCGCTGGCCGAACTGCCCGCCCTGCTCGCCCTCGGCGCACCCAGCGTCGCCTCCTACCTGCGCCTGGTCCCCTCCCACTTCGCCGGGGCCTTCCGTTGTTGGGGCCTGGAGAACCGCGAGGCGGCGCTGCGCCTGATCGCCGGCTCCACCGCCGGGCAGGCCAATGCCGAGTTCAAGTGCTTCGACGCCGCCGCCAACCCGTACCTGGCGATCGGCGGGGTGCTGGCCGCCGGGCTCGCCGGCCTCGACGCCGGCCTGCCCCTCCCGCCCGAGACCCGGAGCGACCCCGCCGCCCTCGGCAGCGCCGAGCGCCTCCCGGCGAGCCTGTCGGAGGCGACCGACGCGTACGAGAAGTCCGCACTGCTGCGGCAGGCACTCGGCCCCGAGCTGTACGAGAACGTGCTGGCCGTACGGCGGGCGGAGGCGGAACTGTTCGCCACACACACGGACGAGGACGTCATCGGGGCCGTCCGCTGGCGGTACTGA
- a CDS encoding GNAT family N-acetyltransferase, with protein sequence MSDTRIRLLQEEDWDELVALEQRAYAADGLSEGEEALRSRHRASPSTCFVAEYAGGFGGYLLALPYPLFHCPDLNPAEDGTVGENPKGSGNLHLHDLVIAERVRGRGLARAMQRHLEETGRSACYRTLSLVAVRGSRTMWTLLGYRARPEIGPPASYGPEAVYMAKPLERAVTDPAPGCPAHGADATGAPQATGCVGLPAGPARN encoded by the coding sequence ATGAGCGACACCCGGATTCGGCTGCTTCAGGAAGAGGACTGGGACGAGCTGGTCGCGCTGGAGCAACGCGCCTACGCGGCGGACGGCCTGTCCGAGGGAGAGGAGGCACTGCGCTCCCGGCACCGCGCCTCGCCCTCGACCTGTTTCGTGGCGGAGTACGCGGGCGGCTTCGGCGGCTACCTGCTCGCACTGCCGTACCCGCTCTTCCACTGTCCGGACCTGAATCCGGCCGAGGACGGCACGGTGGGGGAGAACCCGAAGGGGAGCGGCAACCTGCACCTCCACGACCTGGTGATCGCCGAGCGAGTACGTGGCCGGGGCCTGGCCCGCGCGATGCAGAGGCACCTGGAGGAGACCGGGCGGTCGGCCTGCTACCGGACGCTCTCCCTGGTCGCCGTGCGCGGTTCTCGGACGATGTGGACGCTGCTGGGCTATCGCGCCCGGCCGGAGATCGGGCCGCCCGCGAGCTACGGCCCCGAGGCGGTCTACATGGCGAAGCCGTTGGAGCGGGCTGTCACCGATCCGGCTCCCGGCTGTCCGGCGCACGGCGCGGACGCGACGGGTGCGCCGCAGGCAACCGGGTGCGTGGGGCTGCCTGCCGGGCCGGCGCGGAACTGA
- a CDS encoding type III PLP-dependent enzyme: MRAALAAATEDAIIYDLDGIGRQFTALCAELPGVSVRFAMKACPVDEVLDHLARLGSGFDAASPQEIAQALRTGAAPELIHYGNTVKSDRNIAEAYRLGVRDFATDSPEDVAAIAEHAPGSRVFCRVATTGDGALWGLSRKFGCSPEDALRVLDAARAAALVPSGLSVHVGSQQMTAEAWGEAIETLAGLLEALNRYGIVLDRINLGGGLPALGVLDRHGRPLEPPLDKMFAVIGEGMERLRAVNAAPLDFLLEPGRHLVADHGAIRAHVARLTSRHRLDGTREDWLYLSCGKFNGLYEMDQLQYRLEFPTHPGGQLVNAVVAGPTCDSDDAYAQEDGLVRVPRTIASGDPVWVHSCGAYAAAYATQGFNGFRPLPYTCVGGSAPDGGAA; encoded by the coding sequence CTGCGTGCCGCGCTCGCCGCCGCCACGGAGGACGCCATCATCTACGACCTGGACGGCATCGGGCGCCAGTTCACCGCCCTGTGCGCCGAACTGCCAGGCGTCTCCGTCCGGTTCGCGATGAAGGCCTGCCCGGTGGACGAGGTGCTCGACCACCTGGCCAGGCTCGGGTCCGGCTTTGACGCAGCCAGCCCGCAGGAGATCGCCCAGGCGCTGCGCACCGGGGCGGCCCCCGAACTGATCCACTACGGCAACACCGTCAAGTCCGACCGCAACATCGCCGAGGCCTACCGGCTGGGTGTGCGTGACTTCGCCACCGACAGCCCGGAGGACGTCGCCGCGATCGCCGAACACGCCCCCGGCTCAAGGGTGTTCTGCCGGGTCGCGACCACCGGCGACGGCGCGTTGTGGGGTTTGAGCCGCAAGTTCGGCTGCTCGCCCGAGGATGCCCTGCGGGTGCTCGACGCCGCCCGGGCCGCCGCACTGGTGCCCTCCGGTCTGTCGGTGCACGTCGGTTCCCAGCAGATGACGGCCGAAGCCTGGGGTGAGGCGATCGAGACGCTGGCCGGCTTGCTGGAGGCGCTCAACCGGTACGGCATCGTCTTGGACCGGATCAACCTCGGTGGGGGACTGCCCGCCCTCGGCGTCCTCGACCGGCACGGCCGACCGCTGGAACCGCCGCTGGACAAGATGTTCGCGGTGATCGGCGAAGGCATGGAACGGCTGCGCGCCGTCAACGCCGCCCCGCTGGACTTCCTGCTGGAGCCCGGCCGCCACCTGGTCGCCGACCACGGCGCGATCCGTGCCCACGTCGCCCGGCTCACCTCACGCCACCGGCTCGACGGCACCCGTGAGGACTGGCTCTACCTCAGCTGCGGAAAGTTCAACGGCCTGTACGAGATGGACCAGTTGCAGTACCGGCTGGAGTTCCCGACCCATCCCGGTGGGCAGCTGGTCAACGCCGTGGTGGCCGGTCCGACCTGCGACAGCGACGACGCCTACGCCCAGGAGGACGGCTTGGTGCGGGTTCCGCGCACGATCGCCTCCGGCGACCCGGTCTGGGTCCACTCCTGCGGTGCGTACGCCGCCGCCTACGCCACCCAGGGGTTCAACGGCTTCCGGCCGTTGCCGTACACCTGCGTAGGCGGTTCGGCCCCGGACGGAGGAGCCGCATGA
- a CDS encoding tyrosine-type recombinase/integrase, with translation MRRGGFEDAWTAEGALRRFLEGRRLGFDAAPHETVAAYLTRWLKSMEFLLKPTTYARYRTYVHGELIPVFGEIRLEELAHDHIAAYAHQQLEAGRGRQAVYHCLATLSSALGSAVRTHRLPFNAAQPMPIRRPRADERVPWSAEQAVEFLTHCREEDPAFADVIEVIIGTGLRKGEALGLQRACVRIDERVMFIRHTLSAIDNHELVLTAPKTKKSRNWVPLSERVAAALQRAIARNTSTDNDHVFQDADGKPLHPAAVRRRFHELREQAGLPHVTIHDLRHLAATLALEGNVSWPSSPRHCGIPPCRPRRTSTAI, from the coding sequence GTGCGCCGGGGAGGGTTCGAGGACGCGTGGACGGCGGAGGGCGCGTTGCGGCGCTTCCTCGAAGGCCGCCGACTGGGCTTCGACGCCGCCCCCCACGAGACAGTGGCCGCCTACCTCACCCGGTGGCTGAAGAGCATGGAGTTCCTGCTCAAGCCCACCACCTACGCCCGCTACCGCACCTACGTGCACGGCGAACTCATCCCCGTCTTCGGCGAGATACGCCTGGAGGAGCTGGCCCACGACCACATCGCCGCCTACGCCCACCAGCAGCTCGAAGCCGGCCGCGGGCGCCAGGCCGTCTACCACTGCCTCGCCACCCTCTCCAGTGCCCTGGGCTCAGCAGTGCGCACCCACCGGCTCCCGTTCAACGCCGCCCAGCCCATGCCGATCCGCAGACCCCGCGCGGACGAACGCGTCCCCTGGAGCGCGGAGCAGGCCGTCGAGTTCCTCACCCACTGCCGCGAGGAAGACCCCGCCTTCGCAGATGTCATCGAGGTGATCATCGGCACCGGCCTGCGCAAGGGCGAGGCCCTCGGCCTCCAGCGCGCGTGCGTACGGATCGACGAACGAGTCATGTTCATCCGCCACACGCTCTCCGCGATCGACAACCACGAACTCGTCCTGACCGCACCGAAAACGAAGAAGAGCCGCAACTGGGTACCCCTGTCCGAGCGCGTCGCAGCAGCACTCCAACGCGCCATCGCCAGGAACACCTCCACGGACAACGACCACGTCTTCCAGGACGCCGACGGCAAGCCGCTCCACCCCGCGGCGGTCCGCCGGCGCTTCCACGAACTACGCGAGCAGGCCGGACTGCCCCACGTCACCATCCACGACCTGCGACACCTCGCCGCCACCCTCGCCCTGGAGGGCAACGTCTCATGGCCGTCATCTCCAAGACACTGCGGCATTCCACCCTGTCGACCACGGCGAACATCTACAGCCATCTGA
- a CDS encoding MFS transporter, with the protein MPTDAPWYRRAARGAFADLSPLRDNADYRRVWFGQAVSSIGQQMTAVAVSVQVYQLTGSTFATGLVGLCSLFPLIAFGLYGGAIADTVDRRRLGLIGAAGLALVSAVLAGQALADLGQVLVLYAAVAFQAGFFAISSPARSAMIPRLVPSHQLPAANALNTVSMNLGLTVGPMVGGVLIGAYGAQSAYLVDTVAFTATLYAMWRLPAMRPLGERKGRASVLDGLRFLREQPNLRTSFLADLAAMIFGMPRALFPAIAVGFYGGDARTVGLLVSAPAVGALIGALFSGWIGRVHRQGAAVLVAVAAWGLAIAAFGLARNLWLGLLLLAVAGCADTVSMIFRNTMMQVAAPDEMRGRLQGIFIVVVAGGPRLGDFESGAVASLASPAVSVVTGGLACVAVILLLAARRPAFVRYDSRHPTP; encoded by the coding sequence CTGCCGACCGACGCGCCCTGGTACCGCCGGGCGGCCCGGGGCGCCTTCGCCGACCTGAGCCCGCTGCGGGACAACGCCGACTACCGACGCGTCTGGTTCGGCCAGGCGGTCTCCTCGATCGGCCAGCAGATGACGGCCGTCGCGGTCTCGGTCCAGGTGTACCAGCTGACCGGATCCACCTTCGCCACCGGCCTGGTCGGACTCTGCTCGCTGTTCCCGCTGATCGCCTTCGGCCTGTACGGCGGAGCCATCGCCGACACGGTGGACCGCCGCCGCCTCGGCCTGATCGGCGCGGCCGGGCTCGCCCTGGTCTCGGCCGTCCTTGCCGGCCAGGCACTCGCCGACCTCGGCCAGGTCCTGGTGCTCTACGCGGCGGTGGCCTTCCAGGCCGGCTTCTTCGCCATCAGCTCGCCCGCCCGCTCGGCCATGATCCCGCGACTGGTGCCGTCCCATCAGCTCCCGGCCGCCAACGCGCTCAACACCGTGAGCATGAACCTGGGCCTCACGGTGGGCCCGATGGTCGGCGGTGTCCTCATCGGCGCCTACGGTGCGCAGTCCGCCTACCTGGTCGACACCGTCGCCTTCACGGCCACCCTGTACGCGATGTGGCGGCTGCCCGCGATGCGCCCGCTCGGCGAACGCAAGGGCCGGGCCTCCGTCCTGGACGGGCTCCGCTTCCTGCGGGAGCAGCCCAACCTGCGCACCAGCTTCCTGGCCGACCTGGCCGCCATGATTTTCGGCATGCCACGTGCCCTCTTCCCCGCCATCGCCGTCGGCTTCTACGGCGGTGACGCCCGTACGGTCGGCCTGCTGGTCTCCGCCCCGGCGGTCGGCGCGCTCATCGGCGCCCTGTTCTCCGGCTGGATCGGCCGGGTCCACCGCCAGGGCGCCGCCGTCCTCGTCGCCGTGGCCGCATGGGGCCTCGCCATCGCCGCCTTCGGCCTGGCCCGAAATCTGTGGCTGGGCCTGCTCCTGCTGGCCGTGGCGGGCTGCGCGGACACCGTCAGCATGATCTTCCGCAACACGATGATGCAGGTCGCGGCCCCCGACGAGATGCGCGGCCGACTGCAGGGCATCTTCATCGTGGTCGTCGCCGGCGGGCCTCGTCTCGGCGACTTCGAATCCGGCGCCGTTGCCTCCCTGGCCTCACCGGCGGTCTCCGTGGTCACCGGCGGCCTGGCCTGCGTCGCCGTCATCCTCCTCCTCGCAGCCCGCCGCCCCGCCTTCGTCCGCTACGACTCCCGCCACCCCACACCCTGA
- a CDS encoding DUF1684 domain-containing protein: MTATAAEAWKHWSDGRAATVSSPHGQLALTGTHWLEPEPAEVPGLPGLWWSDAEGVRVRAAAADGIVVDGPAGVGTPVDGEVLLRPDTDPAADTATLDDLRLVPIEREGEIALRVFDPASPARSAFAGIAAYPYAPDWAVPAVFTPFEEARAPLVPNVDGRERPLPVSGRIAFTLAGEPHTLTVSRSVSGGLSGVIADATSGKDTYRFRFITLPAPDAGGLTVLDLNRAHLPPCAFADHFICPFPPPGNRFAIAVEAGEKQVLTR, encoded by the coding sequence ATGACAGCCACTGCCGCCGAGGCCTGGAAGCACTGGAGCGACGGTCGGGCGGCCACCGTGAGCTCACCGCACGGGCAGCTCGCGCTCACCGGCACGCACTGGCTGGAGCCCGAACCCGCCGAGGTGCCGGGTCTGCCCGGCCTCTGGTGGAGCGACGCGGAGGGCGTCCGGGTACGCGCGGCGGCCGCCGACGGCATCGTCGTCGACGGTCCGGCCGGGGTGGGCACGCCGGTGGACGGCGAGGTGTTGCTGCGCCCCGACACCGACCCCGCCGCGGACACGGCCACCCTCGACGACCTGCGGCTCGTCCCGATCGAGCGCGAGGGGGAGATCGCCCTGCGGGTCTTCGACCCCGCCTCCCCGGCCCGATCCGCCTTCGCGGGCATCGCGGCCTACCCGTACGCGCCGGACTGGGCCGTGCCGGCGGTCTTCACCCCCTTCGAGGAGGCCCGGGCGCCGCTGGTGCCGAACGTCGACGGCCGGGAGCGCCCGCTGCCGGTCAGCGGCCGGATCGCGTTCACGCTGGCCGGCGAGCCGCACACGCTGACGGTCAGCCGCTCCGTGAGCGGGGGCCTCAGTGGCGTGATCGCCGACGCGACCAGCGGCAAGGACACCTACCGCTTCCGCTTCATCACGCTGCCCGCCCCGGACGCCGGCGGCCTCACCGTCCTCGACCTCAACCGGGCCCACCTGCCGCCCTGCGCCTTCGCCGACCACTTCATCTGCCCCTTCCCGCCGCCGGGCAACCGGTTCGCCATCGCGGTGGAGGCGGGGGAGAAGCAGGTCCTCACGCGGTAG